From the Scomber scombrus chromosome 22, fScoSco1.1, whole genome shotgun sequence genome, the window TAACCAAAGGTTgttctaatttaatttaaatatgttcTTTCACGTCTTTTTATGGATGTGACCACAAGATCtatttaaacattatgaagTTGAATTTAGGTAAGCAACACCTGTTGTATCCCTCCCTCTATCTTTTTAATCCATCCGCTAAATCTTTTCCACCCTCTTACGTACCACACATAAATGAACAACTgccaataaaatgaaacatgatAAAGTCAAGTACATATATAGCAAATCAAAGACTGAAACCATCTCTTTATTCATTTCCACTAATACTACAGATTGAATgatataacaaaacaaaatattgatcTTTGGTTATAAAAAAAACGAGTCTCTACTCATCCTACACTATTCTTTAAGTGTTGTGAGTCATTGCACAGAAAATGGCCGTCATGCAAATGGAGGCAAGGCTGATGTACTGGGggttatacatacatacattcaagTCAATTAGCCAATTAGACAACTTCATTTTCCCTGCTTTTAGTTGATTACTCTCATCCTCAATGACTGTCTCACTGTCCACCACCAGCTGTATCGAACATCTTCTTACGGCCCTCCATGCCTGACATGGCCTCCACATTCTTACGCCAGTCACCCACTTCACTGGTAAGCACCTGGAATTGAAGAGTGGAAAAATTAACAAGAATAATAAGAGTTTCTctacactggaaaaaaaaacactaaggTGGTTGTAGGTGAATCATCAGACAGAAAGACTTAAAGTTTGGGAGTTTTGAAGCAGGTACCTTGTCCTGTTTGGAATCCTCCTTCTTCACAGACTTCAGGTTGGCTCTGAGGTCCATCGAGCCCTTGTGTTTGGAGCCCAGGAGAGCTCTCATCATCTCATCTGCTGACACCCTCACCTTTCTAAGGGCAGGTTTTTTGAACTTGCCTCCAAGGTCCTGTACCTTCAGCTTCAGCTCATGGATCTATAAAAAATAGGGGAAAATCACATCTGAGACACAAAAGTAGCTACAGCAAAATTCACTTTGTGCTCTGTTAAGATTTTTGACATCCAGCATATTCTATTTTTGAGTTATAAGTAAAGTGGTTTGTATAggtataaaaaatacaaaccaaaagagagagtgtttttctttacaaagCAGTGACTGAGCTGTATAATGAGACAAATACGTGCTAGGTGTAGGAGTATGTTCAGGGACACTTAcatctttgttgtgtttgttcacTTTGGATTCGCAGTCATATCTCTCCTCATCCACAACATCAATTTTTGTATGAAGCTGCTTGCAAAGACCCTGAGGAGAATCGAAGATTTAACGTTACTTAAACATGCTCATACATCTAACAGATCAGCTGGAGGTCATACTGTACTCATTTCTTTTACTTGTAGATCGACCATTGACAATCCAGACATTTGCAGAGGGGGCAACTTCTCTCCTAGATAGCgcactttctcttcctccctatCCTGTATCTCCCTCTCCAAATCCTCACAGGCTCTTGTGAGGAGGAGCATCTGATTGGGCAAAACACATCAATCATAACAGAGCAAAGAAATGTGAGGAAAACCAGTCTTTTCTAGTCATGTAAACAAACTCTGTGTGGctattgtcttttcttttcattatattGCAAAACTATTTCTTGGTATTACATATAGAATGTATTTGGTACTAAATACTTCATATAGAGTATCATATTCACTAGTATAATATGGTAAATCATAACCACTCACTTTGAGGGAGAGCTTGCGAGAAGCCGAAATCTTCGACTTCGGCTGTGGAAAAAAGTGTCAAACAGTTATACACAATTTGATTTCaatcataataaataaacagttacTGAGATTATTCAGGTTTGGTAAAGGACCTCACATACCAAAATAATTGCAGAAAAATTAGTTGCTTTAACATCTTTCAACTAAAATTGAACACAAACTTCACaaaggctgtttttttcccccctggcTGAAATCACTCTGTCCTTTTGTTCCCTCCCTGCTTATCTAACCAGCACAGGACAAAGTCCATCAACTTTTCCATGTAAAGTAAAACATGCATGGAAAGACCTGTGAGTGTGAAACTCTGCTGCACTTCATGTGAAaagataatgttttattattaggaTGAAGTCAAGAGGAAAGCTCTCAGGGATACTGATAACAGCTCTGACAGATAACCACTGTCGGATCTTTGCTATGTGCATAAGGACAATGTGTCCCCTGTCCATGCATGGAGGATTAACACAGTGAAATATAGCCAGCTCACCTTTTCCCCCTTGGGATTCATCTCGCTGGGTCTGTCAGACTcctgaaacagaaaacaggGCACAAATGAGGATTGATGATGCTATAGGCTCTCATAATTTGATTTAtatgaaaacataaattaaagaaGTCATTTAGGAATGGAGGATATCAAATGTTCTTACCTCACTCCTATgcacaataaacaaacaaacacaacagagaaacagttGTGTATTAGTACAGTTTAGGGTTCATGAGTCACCCCACAGTGTAATTTAAGCGAACAAGACACCACATAGCAAACAGTCCTCAACATCATTTGACAAGAAGATTAAAGCAAGGACGTGGCAAGAGCAGTTCCCTCAACTATATTCAGAATCatctcagtttgtttttacacGATGACTGATGACAGCTCATATATTTGTCAATAGCTTCATATAACATCTATATCTGTGAAAACAGACAGAATCCTGTAGCAACAGCAAAGACGTTGTAATTAATACACTTTCACTGCTGCAAAACTGGTGACACATTCTTCTATTGTCTATATTAACATCTTCCATCAATCATTCTGAAACCTTGTACGGAAATAgctattatatttttaaaagttctGGTAATACTGGTCAGATTTCCATTTACCTAAaccataaaaaaagaacaaatcatTTTGGAATATTATTagtaactaaataaaaatgtggaggatttactgaaaaatacagaaaccaAACATACATACCAACAATATGTCTTACCTGTGAATGGGTGTCTGCAGAGGTGCAGAGAGTCAAACAGCAGCTACTGAGGACAATGGGCAGCTTTTTATGTGAGCTGGGTGGCGAGTGGACAGCAGATATAATGTCTGGTCCAAAGAATGTGCTGGCACAGGACCAGGCATGAAATATCACCTCCACTGACACTGCGACAACACTGGGGAAGTGTAATAATAAATCATGAGCATTACCTTAATGGTATTGTCCAAACATTGTCTTTCattatgtggaaaaaaaagccaatttagaccaatagaagaagaaaaaaatcatatgaAATCATGTAATAGTTTCATGTACACTTACATCATTGCATCTAGAGTACTTTTAGCTTAACTAGCGTAAGTAATTACAAGAATGATTAGTGTTAGGATAAGTGTAATGACCCAAATGAGAGAGTTTAAATTCTTAGTGATAATGCTGTTGGTTACAATGGGTGTAATACACCCCCAAAGCCTCCATGCATTTCAAAAGCACTGAAACATATTCTAATAATAGGTCCGGCTTCTTTCCCCGTTGTAGGCCGCTGTTAACTTTGACGGCATGAATTTAATAACACTGTCAACACACAGGATCAGACTCAAAGATATTATTCTCCTCaattatttattgtgtgttttctgaacGATTTTGGGTATTGAATCAAACGTGTCATCAAAGTCTAATCACATGCAGACTGTTCATCCGCCGCTGTATGGCAGCCATGCAGTGACTGTTAGCTCTTGTCATTGCCACTCGGATTTATCATAGGGGGAACTAGTAGAGCGACATTATCAAGGTTAAATAACAGGAATTAGCTCCTTTGACATTTGTTCTATTCTAATCACAGTTATTATGATGAAAATACTGGTTGGTGTGATTATGTAGGGCCCCTAAAATAACTAGAGGGTAAGAGGCAAATAATAAGAGGTTGTTCCATTTTTGGCTTTGAGTTCAAATGGaaaagaagtaggaggaaaagGAAGTTTGAATAGCTGCTACAgtgaatatataaaaattatTCAGACTTTATATAGAATTTTAGGAGATTtggcaagaggaggaggagagaaaaagtctttaaaacaacaaatacaacttAAAAAGATCTaaagattttatgttttttagtaAAAGTGAAGACAACAAGCAAGACAGAGAAGACTgtcagtctttaaaaaaaaagattcataaAAGCCAAATTGCATCCAGCTGTGGTGAGAAGCAGAAAATTGGATCTGAATTGGTCCAAACTCCTTACAACAATCTCTCCTTGGAGCACGATACACATTCAGACAAATGTATGACCCTAACTCCTGAGAGAGAAGCTGATTAATCTGTAATGGATCTGTTGAATACATCTCAGTAGATCTATAACAGTTCAGAGTTCTGGGATGTGAAGAAGATGAGCAACAGTTGTTTTGGCACCGTTAAACATCCTGGCAGTGAATAAACAGACATAAACGTAAACATCCTTTCAGGGAAAGATTGCAAAAGACTCAAGTTTATGTGCCAAAGCTGATGTTGGAAGCTATTGTTTCTGTGAGCCAGCACATCTGTTTGGTGGGTGGATGATGgactccttaaaaaaaaacacacacacacaaaggggagggcggggggaaagaaagaaagactcttatgttataaatattctagcactttgagtttcactgtgaatgaaaagtgctgtacaaatatatatagatacacTGAATGCAATGCTTACAGGACCATTTTTTACCAGTTCGTGGTCAACCCATTCTGCTTCTTGCCaccttttgttgtgatttgccATTTCTTGTTGTACAGGAACTGAAATAGGTGTCTGCCTATTAAAGTTCCTGTACCTGTCATAGTTCGCTGTTTTTTAAGGttaatgtgcaataaataaataaaatcaacataCTTGACCATTTTATCCAAACAGGAAAAGATGTGCAATGTCAGACTGTAatcaaacttgtttttttcactaCTGTCAACTAAACAACTTTCTTAGGATGTgatacttttttgttttccacaaGTTCTTCTGAAACTCACCACCCACAactttatttccaatttttcaGCTTCTCCATGTCCTGTTTGTGTATAGTATTGCAGAAAACAGTAATTTGTATGTAGTATGGATTTGGGACACGTTTCTACCCCTGGAGGTTGTGGTGATAATGATGGTTATTTGATAGAAATcttcacctttttttcattaaatgaaTCCCCATAAGACAGATACAGTGCTTTAAACTTGCTaacttattcattcatttgttaattaaaaagGCCTATGCTCTCTCTGACCTCCTCAACTCTGTCAACAACTCGCTTCTGttctgtgtacatgtgtgttttcgAATTCTACACCTGCTGTCAACATTTCTTGGCTGGACTCAATCAAGATTTCGGGGTATCGGTGCTAATCTCAGCCTGAGCTGTGACACTTCTTACAAATCACTTTACTCCTGAGCATCAAGTTTCTCTTCTTTCCACCAACCTATGCAGGAATAAAGCCGAAGTGAGTGCTAAGATTGTTTTGGTAAACAGAGCATTAGCTACAAGGACATCTTCGGGAGAGTCACATGAAACATGGATGAACCTAGGTGGACTCAATGAGTTGTAAAGGGCTTCACGGGGATtagaaaacaaaagtgaaaatgtcTTCAACTCTGCTCCTGGTTTATCTGAGATTTTCACTATTGTACCTCACAGGCCTCAGAGTTTTTCATCTCAATTTCTATCCCTATACTGTTGCAGAGCAATATTCTTTTAACATACACTGTCCTGTTCCTGTTATATTATAGTGTCAAACACAACCCAACACCCAGTGCTTGTTTCAGCCTCTAATACAACAGGGGGGAGGGGGACAAGAGCTATACATCAGTGAGACAATACCTCAGTGAGCAATGAGAGCCAATAAAAGGAGGAAGACGCGGGGGACAACAAATGTtctgtcatcatttttttttttcttctcagtgaTCCTCAGCAGGTGGGAGTGCTATTTCTGATGCAACCCAACTCCCCTCTGTCTCCACACAGTCGTatacacaaaaaggaaaaaataggGAGGCCACAGTATCGGGGGGGAACAGTTTGTAATTCACTTTCTACTGTCTGCATTCACAAATAGGTAAGTGACAGTCCACCCTGTTGCTCTCCTTATGTGGCCGTAAATCAGAATAATTAAACTCATTTTGAACCTCAAGAGGACATCTGCTACAGCTGCATTATTCTCCAGGACAGGCTGCCAGTGCGTGATCATCAAGGACTCTAGTCCATCCTCTCCTGCTCTTCGAAGTGTTATTTGTTATTGTCAGTTGTCTGCTATATAATCCATCTGAACCCATGGACACGACCCAGCCAGCTAAGTCATGAGGAGGTGACTGGATGATGACTTTTTGATCTGTGTAGTTACTTTTGTCTGTGTCACGTTGTGTACAGTACAGTCTTCAAACCTATTAAACAGGAGACACACTGGATACCGTGCAGgtgaatgtaaaatgttttaggGATGCAGACGTTTTGGTGATACTCTGTGGTgaactaaatacatttacattgatGCATTCTGAATAATTTAGCTActaaataaagtaattacaaTATTCTCCACATTGACCAAACACAACATCAAAACGGAATCAGTAATATTGATAATGATACtataaatatattgtaataaCACTAATAAATAACTTTGGAAGGGGTTTTGCATGATGATTACTTTATGAGTAGCCTATATTTTGCCGATAACACGTCTGTACTTTAATCTAACTTTGATTTTGTATTCAAGACTTATAGAGGATAAAAAGATGGACAAAAAGATAATTAATggacttattattattattgttgttattattattagtcaagatgcttttttcctttgctttgtttctgtgtcactGTACCTCTCTCCTTACACTTTTTTGGCTCTTGTACAAACCTCCATAGTGGCACTTTGTTGGACACAGGGCACACAGAGCAGCTGACATATGACTTCAGCCAAGTGGCCTGCCATGGCATCCCTCTGCCTGTTGGTATAACCTTGACATTGCCCTCAAAGTTTCCCAGTAGGGTGCAGCCAGTGCCCTGAATGGCCCACATTACCCTCATATATATATCAGCCTAGTCAGTTTATCCAGACAAAACAGTAGGAGGGGTTATGAGATACCTACAGGATGGATGTTATTATTGCTTGTTGTCATCTATGTGTTTATATGCTTGTAAATTGTGAAGGTACTATGTCTGT encodes:
- the LOC134004379 gene encoding troponin I, slow skeletal muscle-like — encoded protein: MNPKGEKPKSKISASRKLSLKMLLLTRACEDLEREIQDREEEKVRYLGEKLPPLQMSGLSMVDLQGLCKQLHTKIDVVDEERYDCESKVNKHNKDIHELKLKVQDLGGKFKKPALRKVRVSADEMMRALLGSKHKGSMDLRANLKSVKKEDSKQDKVLTSEVGDWRKNVEAMSGMEGRKKMFDTAGGGQ